The sequence ATATTTTGGCTGCCCGTGTGTATAAAGGCGGGGTTTTGATGTATGGCAAAGTGTCGATGAAAGAAGGCATAAAGCAGGCGTTGGCTTTGTCGAAAAAGGAAAAATAAGCGCGGCAAAGGTTTGTCCTGAAGATACGAGTATGGTAAGATGGAAATATTGTGAATCGAGGCAGAAAGGAGGCGGATGATGTGATTGATCTTATAATGGAGTTGCCGATGCTATGGGTCAGCGTAGCCCCTGTCATGGTTGTGGTCGCGATGGTTGCCTATGAAAATTTTAAGCTCCGTCGCATGCACATGCGGATGAAGCGTACAGTGCATGACACGGATAAGACAGGCTGTGTTGACATGACTCCAGTCCGCCCCTTGGCGCTGTGGGCGCGGCCAAAAATTCCTTATTTCCGCGACAAAGGCTGCCAAGACGATGATGGTCCTTACCCTTGTTGCATGCACCAACAAATAGCTGCATAGACAACAAAGGGAGGAAAAGAAAGAAATGAATAAAAAGAAAGTCATGCTTACGCTTAGCGTTGTAATGGTTGCTTTCGTTTTAGCAGCCTGTAACACGAATGAACCGATCACAGCTGAATCAACTGGTTTTTGGAACTCGTTTTTCGTCTACCCGATGTCATTTTTGATCACCTTTTTTTCTGATTTGACAGGGGGACACTTTGGTTGGGGCATCATTATTGTTACCATTTTGATCCGTTTGCTGATTTTGCCCCTTGCGTTAAAGTCGCAAAAAAGCACACGGGCGATGCAGGCGCTCCGTCCTGAAATGCAAGAAATTCAGGAGAAAATGAAAAAAGCACAAGGCAATCCGGAAAAACAACGGGAAGTACAAGCCGAGATGTTGAGCCTTTATCAAAAACACGGTGTGAATCCTGCTGCTGGATGTTTGCCTGCGCTTGTGCAAATTCCAATCGTAATGGCACTTTATTTTGCGATTATGCGGACCGAAGAAATTGGCGTTGGCCCAGCTAGTGCGTTCCTCTGGTTTAACTTAGGCAGCCCTGACTATATTTTGCCTGTCATTGCCGGCATTACGACGTTTATCCAGTTTAAAATGTCTATGAGCCAAATGCCAGCGAACCCATTGGGCGAAGGCATGCCGAATCCAATGAACATCATGCTTTACATTATGCCAGCTATGATTGTGATTGCTGGAATTACATTGCCATCTGCGCTTGCTCTTTATTGGGTAGTTGGTAACTTGTTTATGATTGTTCAAACGTACTTTATTATTGTCCGCCCTAATGTGACAAAAGAAGAAGTGCAAAAAGACAAAGCTTAATTTGAACCAATCAGACGAGGCAAACGATGATCTATGAGGAGCGTTTGTCTAGTCTAAAAACAGCCTTGACGTGAGTCAAGGCTGTTTTTTAAATATGGAAATAAGCGGGAATCCGCTCTTTTTCAAGAATGTTGCCTACGTAAAAAGAGCCAAACTCGCCGTAACGGGCAGAAACTTCATCAAAACGCATTTCGTAAACAAGCTTCTTAAATTGCAGGACGTCGTCTGAAAAGAGAGTGACGCCCCATTCCCAATCGTCAAATCCGACAGACCCGGAAATGATTTGTTTCACGACGCCTGCGTAGCCTCGTCCGATCATGCCATGACTGCGCATTAGGTTTTTACGCTCTTCCATCGGCAACCTATACCAATTGTCGTTGCCTTCGCGGCGCTTGTCCATCGGGTAAAAACAGACATGCTTCCACCGCGGCAATTCTGGATATAAGCGTGCCCGCACATATGGGTTTTCATACGGATCTTCGTCTGAATCACCAGCTAAATAATTGCTCAATTCTACAACGGAAACGTATGAATACGTTGGAATCGTATAAGCGGCAAGCCCTGATTTGTTAAAGGCATTCTCAATCTCATTTAATTCTTCCATTGTCGGGCGCAGCAGCATAATCATGATGTCTGCTTTTTGACCGACAATCGAATAGAGGGCGTGGCTGCCTTTTCCGGCTTTTTCCGTCCCTTCCCATTTCGACACAAGTGCTTCAAATTCATTGAGCATTTGTTCCCGTTCTGAAGCAGAAACGGTTTTCCAGGAATTCCAGTCGATTTTGCGAAAATCATGCAGGACGTACCAGCCGTCCAATGTTTTTGCAGCTTCATTCATTGTAGATGGACCTCCAGTATATTCATATTACCTCCACTATAACATAGATGGACGTTTTTTCATCATTTCTGCCCGCTGAAGCGAATCAAGCAAATCATCGCCAGGCAAATGTGGTTGCAGGATGGAAGCCCAAAATAGAAGTAAATAAAGAACGATCCGCTGGTCAGTAAGCCAGCGGATCCGTTTACCTTTTCGTGTCTTCCATGTCTAGGGCTTTTCCGTTTGCAGGTACTTTTAAGAAACGCTCAAGCGCCAAGCGGTGTTCACGAGAGGCGCCTGCTTCCCGCTGGGCCGTGACTTCCATTTCCAGTAGTTCCGCTAAGTGGTGGTCAAAACTTTCGCGGAAATTCTGTTTCATGAGTCGGTAAGCGGTAGGAGGCAATTGTTTACAGCGTTTAATGTAAGGTGTGGCTTCGCCAATGCTATGGATAAGGCCCATTGCTTTTGCTTCGTCGGCGTCGAACATTCCTTTAACCGCTAGTTCCAAGCTTTGCGGGTAGCCGATCAAACGCGGCAAAAAGTAGGATGCTCCGGCATCAGGCACAAGCCCTATCTCTAAAAAGCCTAGCGCAAATCGTGCCTCTTTGCGGGCGACGCGAAAATCACAAGCAAGGGCAATGCTCAAACCAGCGCCTACGGCAGTGCCATTTATATCGGCGATAAGCGGCTTGCCAATTTGCACCATGAAAGCAATGAGGCGGTTATAGGTTTCCCGCAGCGCCTTTCCGTAATTGAAATGCTCTTGTTCCGCTAAATCAATTGACTTTAAATCAGCACCTGAACAAAAAGCATCGCCACTGCCTGTTAGGACAATTACGGTCACGTCTTCCCGTTCATTTGCTTCCGAAAGCAGGTTATACAACTGTTCATGGCAGGCGTCATTCAATGCATTTTTGACTTCTGGCCTGTTAATCGTAATTGTGGCGACTTTGTTTTCGACTTGGAGTGTTATGAGTGGTTGATCCATTGACATTGCATCCTCCTTTATCCGTTTAGTATTCGACTTATAGGCTTGAAAACCCTTTCCTTATATGGAAGCGTAATCTAAATGAGGATTTTTAAAATTGACGCTTCAGCAAAGGAGGTTTCCTTTTTAAATAAAGAGGGGTATCCTAAATATAGAAGGAAATGATGACTTTTTAAGGAGGTTAAATCGTGGGCGATTTATTTGCTGACATTAAACGGCAAGTAGAGTCTCATAAGCCAAGTATCGTCTTACCTGAAGGAACAGACGAACGGGTATTGCAAGCAGCGGCCAAACTTGCTGCCGATAACGTTGTAAAACCGATTGTCATAGGGGATAACGATGCAATTTTAGCGCTTGCTGATAAATTAAAGATTACACTAGAAGGAATGACGATTTACAATCCAGAGACATATCCTGGAATCGATGAAATGGTTGACGCCTTCGTTGCCCGGCGCAAAGGCAAAGAAACGGAGGAGTCTGCGCGCAAGCTGTTACAAGATGTGAACTATTTTGGGACAATGCTTGTCTACATGGAAAAAGCCGACGGCCTCGTTAGCGGCGCTGCCCATTCTACGGGAGATACGGTTCGCCCAGCCTTACAGATTATTAAAACACAACCTGGGATTAAGCGCACGTCTGGCGTTTTTGTCATGGTCAAAGAAGACAAAAAATTTGTCTTTGGTGATTGCGCGATCAACATATCGCCAAATGAAGAAGAGTTGGCGGAAATTGCCACTGCTACAGCGGATACCGCGAAGCTATTTGGTATAGAACCAAAAGTCGCGATGCTTAGTTTTTCAACGCTTGGTTCTGCTTCATCGCAAGAAACGAAAAAAGTGTCTGCTGCTACTAAAATTGCGCAAGAAAGCCGTCCTGACCTTATCATTGACGGTGAATTTCAGTTTGATGCTGCTTTTGTTCCTGCTGTTGCTCAAAAGAAAGCGCCTGATTCCCCTTTAAAAGGAGAAGCTAACGTATTTATTTTTCCAAGCCTTGAATCAGGAAACCTTGGCTACAAAATTGCGCAACGCCTTGGCGGTTACGATGCAATTGGTCCAATTTTGCAAGGGTTGAACAAGCCAGTTAACGATCTGTCCCGTGGTTGTAATGTTGACGATGTATACAAACTCTGCTTAATAACGGGAATGCAAGCTATTACACAAAAAACAGGACAAGGAGTTTAAATGCTGCTTGGCCATTTTGATGCAAAAAAGCTTTGGAGTAAACAAATCCAAGGCCTTTTTTCTTCTTTTTAGCGCAAACAACGGTTGTGGCGGTCAATGACCCGGTCAAGCTGTGTTTCGTACAGCAGCTCTTCTTCAGGTGATAGAACCGCTGTCTCTAATTGCCCACCGCTTTCAAGAATGGCTGTTTTCGCCCGTGCAATAATGGTTTCAATCGGATAAGATTGGTTCGTCAGTTCAGATAAAGACGCCATCACTTCAGGTTTAATGTCAGGATAGGAAAACGCTGGTTCACTCGTTTGTACAGCTTTATTGTAAACAGAGCGGATAAACGCGGCTCTATCGCTGCCGCTTCCATGTACACAAAGGTATATTTGTACAGCAATGCCGCCTCGAATCCTTCTTTGGGAAATGCCTGCAAATTTCTTGCCATTAATACTCAAATCGTAACTTCCTGGGCAGTAAGATCCAGCAATTTCTCCTGCTTCAATTTGTTCCTCTTTAAAAATCGCTTTTACAAGCGTTACCATTCGTTCGTAGCCTTCATCAATTGAAAAGGTTGCTTCCCCTGGGAACACAAGCGATAGATTTAATATGCCTGCATCCAAACAAACGGCTAATCCGCCGGAGTTGCGAACAACAGCACGATAGCCTTCGTGCTCAATAAATTCAATCGCTTCGCTAATAAAGGGAAGGCGTGTGTCTTGTGTACCGAGCACCACTGTGTTTTCGTGAACCCAAAAACGGATAAACGATTGCCCCGTTTTTCCTGCAAGCGTGCATAGTGTGTCGTCAAAAGCAAATGAACGGAGCGCACTTTCTTTCAAATATGTTTTGCTATTGTCCACTACTTTCCAAGCGCTCGGGGGTAGTGGTTTGTCTACAGTTGCCATTTCGAAATCCCTCCAACGTCTACTAGCCATTATACCAGATTTCATATCCACTAAGAAAAGGAAGTTGCGAAATATGTCGGAAGAAGGTATACTGAAAAAAGTTTTTCGCTCCAGTATGAATCGGTTTTCAATGGCCATCATTATGGCTATGTTCTGAAAAATCATAACCAAAAAGCCGATTATTAAGCAACTGTTCTATTTTTTTAATTTCTCAGGGAGAAAGGCGATTTATCGGTCAAAACCGACAAGTTTTAATAAAATCGTTATTTTTTGTTCGTGCTGGGGTACGTAAAGATTATAGTTGATGTGTTTGGGGGGATTTCATGAATAATTTAACAAAAAAGATTTTAATTGCCCTAGGCATCGGGGTGATTGTTGGGTTGTCATTGCCTGCGATCCATCAAGGCACCTTTGAATGGCTAAACCAATATGTGTTTGATCCTGTAGGAAGCGTCTTTTTAAATATGATTATGATGGTCGTTGTGCCCCTTGTGTTTTTCTCGCTTGTAGTGGGGGTTTCCGATTTAGGTGACCCGAAGCAACTTGGCCGCATGGGCGTCAAAACGATTGTTTTCTTCATGGCAACTTCTGCTATTTCCTTATCAATTGCTCTTTTTGCTGCTTCGGTTATCCAACCAGGTGATCCTGGCTTACTTGGCGAAGGCATAGCTGAAGAGTACGAGCCGTCTGAGTCAGTGCCGATCATGGATACACTGGTCAACATTATTCCGAGCAATCCAGTTGCGTCCATGTCGGAGATGAACATGCTACAAATTATCGCCTTTGCGATTTTTGTCGGCATTGCAATGGCTGTACTAGGAAATAAAGTGAGCACAGTAAAGTCGTTTTTCAAGCAAGCTAATGACATTATGATGCAAATTGTCACGTTTGTGATGAAATTTGCTCCATATGGGGCTTTTGCTTTAATCGCTTCGGCTCTTGGCGAAGCTGGCTGGGCAGCTGTCGGTTCATTGGCTTCTTATATGCTGACTGTTACGGGGGTGCTATTTTTCCATTTATTTGTCGTCTACGGGCTACTCGTTTATTTCTTAGGAAAAATGAGCCCGTTGAAATTCTTTAAAGGTTTTATGCCAGCAATGACAATGGCGTTTAGTTTGTCCAGTTCGAATGGCGTTTTGCCACTATCAATGAAATCGGCGCAAGAAAATCTAGGCGTCTCTAAACAAGTGTCAGGCTTTGTCCAGCCTCTTGGCGCCACCATCAATATGGATGGCACGGGGATCATGCAGGCCGTTGCAACCGTTTTTATTGCCCAAGTATATGTCGTTGACTTGTCGCTCGCCGATATGGTGATTATCGTTTTGACAGCGACGCTAGCAAGCATTGGCACAGCAGGAGTTCCTGGCGTTGGCATGATTATGCTCGCGATGGTGCTTACTTCCGTCGGCTTGCCTACTGACGGCATAGCGCTTATTATTGGCGTTGACCGTATTCTTGATATGCTGCGCACTTCCGTCAATATTACCGGTGATGCTGTACTTGCAGTCATTGTCGACCGTGGAGAGAAGAAACGCGGCGCTATTGATGATAATGTGACAGAAGCCTCCTAAGTATGCGAGCAGAATGACCAGTCTGAAAGAGCCAGCGAGTTTTAGCTGGCTCTTTGTTTTCACGAAACCGCGACTTATAATAAGGACAGGATAATCAATAGAAAGGGGGAGAAAGAATGTTTACGACCCTTCATGAAGAAAAAGTCTTCAAAGATCCGGTCCATCGCTATATCCATGTACGTGACGGGTTGATTTGGGAGTTGATTGGCACGAAAGAGTTTCAGCGGTTGCGGCGAATTAGGCAACTGGGGACGACGTCATTCACCTTTCACGGCGCGGAACATTCACGTTTCAACCACTCGCTTGGAGTGTATGAGATTACGAGGCGCATGACGGAGATTTTTTCCGGCAAGGCCGATTGGAATGAAGATGATAGGCTTCTTGCCTTGACGGTCGCACTTCTGCATGATATTGGCCATGGGCCTTTTTCCCATTCGTTTGAGAAAGTGTTTCACACAGACCATGAGGAGTGGACTAGGCGAATCATTTTAGGCGATACAGAAGTCAATCGGATTTTACGGAAAATGGATCGTTGTTTTCCTCAAGCTGTTGCCGATGTAATTGAAAAAACGTCAACCAATAAATTAGTGTCTAGTATGATCTCAAGCCAAATCGATGCTGATCGGATGGATTATTTGTTGCGAGACGCCTATTACACAGGAGTCAGCTACGGCCAGTTTGACTTGGAGCGAATCTTGCGTGTCATGCGACCAAAAAATGATGAAGTCGTGATTAAAGCTAGTGGCATGCATGCTGTTGAAGATTATATTATGAGCCGATACCAAATGTATTGGCAAGTGTATTTCCACCCAGTGACGCGAAGCTCAGAAGTCATTCTTAGCAAAATTTTAATGCGCGTGAAAGATTTGCAAGAACGTGGCTATGACTTTAAGCAAAAACCACTTCATTTTTTATCCTTGTTTGCAGGTGAGATTACGTTAGAGGATTATTTGCGTCTTGATGAATCGATTGTCCATTATTATTTTCAAAGTTGGCAGGAAGAAGACGACGCCATCTTGAAAGATTTGTGCAATCGTTTTTTAAATCGGCGCTTATTCCAGTATATCGAATTTCATCCGAACGAGCGGATGAAAGACTGGCCGAAACTTGAGGCTTTGTTTGCGGAAGCTGGGGTTGATCCAAGTTATTATCTTGTCATGGACTCTTCTTCTGATTTGCCTTACGATGTGTATCGTCCAGGGGAGGAAGAGCGGTTGCCGATTCATTTATTAATGCCAGACGGTTCACTAAAAGAGTTATCGACACACTCGGATGTTGTCGAAGCCATATCCGGAAAAAAACGAACCGATCATAAACTTTATTACCCAGCGGACGTATTAACGGATACACGTGTCGATAAGGACATCCGAGACAGCATTCAATCATTACTTGCGACTACATAAAGGAGGAAGACTGCCGTGCTGCATGACCATTTAAATGTTCTGACGCTGTTTGCGCTGTCAGGTGAAATTGTTGGCAGAAAGAAAGTGCAAAAGATAGTCTATATCGCAAAACAGATGGGCTATCCATTTAATGAGCGTTACCACTTTCACCGGTACGGCCCTTATTCGGACGAGCTGACAGTGCGATTAGAAGAGTTGTGCAACCTTGGTTTTTTAATCGAGAGCGAAGAAGACAAAGGCCATTATTCACAATATCGCTATACGCTTTCGCCCCAAGGGCAAGCGTTTTTGGAAATGTACCATCCCCCTGTTGCCGGCTACAAGGACTTGTGCCAATCATTGAACAACCAATCAGCTCGTTTTTTGGAGCTATTGTCTACCATCCTTTATTTTAGCGATTTAGAAGAAGGAGCAAGGCGTGAGAAAATACGTCAGCTCAAAAAAAAGCAAAATTATAGCGATGATGATTTTGATGAAGCCCATACATACTTGCAAAAACTGGCCCAAGTTGTAGCCAGTGCGTAAATAGAATCGCTCATAGATTTTACATGTTGTTTGACAAGGATTTTGTAGATATGGCATCGGTTTAGCGCTACACTAGAAAAGTGAAAGGAATTCAAGGAAAGAAGGGTGGAACCACTCGTGCTCAGCTTTTTTCTCATGCTCCTTTTATTTGCGGCTGGGATTCCGTTGCTTCTCATTTTGATACTCCATTATCCGTTGATCGGCGCTTGTGTAATCGCCTTTATTTCTATAAATTGGTTCATTGCCGCACGCCTCCACCGTAAACACGAGCGGATGCAGCATGCAGGCCATGACAAAAACGGACTGTAATCCGATGATACAGCCCGTCGGCCATGCGTTTTGATTGCATGGCTTTTTTCTTGTTTTGTCTTGGATCACAACATGAGAGCAAAGATGTGATTACACCATTAATAGTCCATTTGTATCGCGCGGTGAGCGTTGGTAATGTCGTTTTCCAGCAATTGGCCAAGGTTGTAAGACGGGTAATAACTGCGCTCGT is a genomic window of Shouchella clausii containing:
- the yidC gene encoding membrane protein insertase YidC, encoding MNKKKVMLTLSVVMVAFVLAACNTNEPITAESTGFWNSFFVYPMSFLITFFSDLTGGHFGWGIIIVTILIRLLILPLALKSQKSTRAMQALRPEMQEIQEKMKKAQGNPEKQREVQAEMLSLYQKHGVNPAAGCLPALVQIPIVMALYFAIMRTEEIGVGPASAFLWFNLGSPDYILPVIAGITTFIQFKMSMSQMPANPLGEGMPNPMNIMLYIMPAMIVIAGITLPSALALYWVVGNLFMIVQTYFIIVRPNVTKEEVQKDKA
- the hemQ gene encoding hydrogen peroxide-dependent heme synthase, coding for MNEAAKTLDGWYVLHDFRKIDWNSWKTVSASEREQMLNEFEALVSKWEGTEKAGKGSHALYSIVGQKADIMIMLLRPTMEELNEIENAFNKSGLAAYTIPTYSYVSVVELSNYLAGDSDEDPYENPYVRARLYPELPRWKHVCFYPMDKRREGNDNWYRLPMEERKNLMRSHGMIGRGYAGVVKQIISGSVGFDDWEWGVTLFSDDVLQFKKLVYEMRFDEVSARYGEFGSFYVGNILEKERIPAYFHI
- a CDS encoding enoyl-CoA hydratase/isomerase family protein, which codes for MSMDQPLITLQVENKVATITINRPEVKNALNDACHEQLYNLLSEANEREDVTVIVLTGSGDAFCSGADLKSIDLAEQEHFNYGKALRETYNRLIAFMVQIGKPLIADINGTAVGAGLSIALACDFRVARKEARFALGFLEIGLVPDAGASYFLPRLIGYPQSLELAVKGMFDADEAKAMGLIHSIGEATPYIKRCKQLPPTAYRLMKQNFRESFDHHLAELLEMEVTAQREAGASREHRLALERFLKVPANGKALDMEDTKR
- the pta gene encoding phosphate acetyltransferase, yielding MGDLFADIKRQVESHKPSIVLPEGTDERVLQAAAKLAADNVVKPIVIGDNDAILALADKLKITLEGMTIYNPETYPGIDEMVDAFVARRKGKETEESARKLLQDVNYFGTMLVYMEKADGLVSGAAHSTGDTVRPALQIIKTQPGIKRTSGVFVMVKEDKKFVFGDCAINISPNEEELAEIATATADTAKLFGIEPKVAMLSFSTLGSASSQETKKVSAATKIAQESRPDLIIDGEFQFDAAFVPAVAQKKAPDSPLKGEANVFIFPSLESGNLGYKIAQRLGGYDAIGPILQGLNKPVNDLSRGCNVDDVYKLCLITGMQAITQKTGQGV
- a CDS encoding lipoate--protein ligase family protein, with the protein product MATVDKPLPPSAWKVVDNSKTYLKESALRSFAFDDTLCTLAGKTGQSFIRFWVHENTVVLGTQDTRLPFISEAIEFIEHEGYRAVVRNSGGLAVCLDAGILNLSLVFPGEATFSIDEGYERMVTLVKAIFKEEQIEAGEIAGSYCPGSYDLSINGKKFAGISQRRIRGGIAVQIYLCVHGSGSDRAAFIRSVYNKAVQTSEPAFSYPDIKPEVMASLSELTNQSYPIETIIARAKTAILESGGQLETAVLSPEEELLYETQLDRVIDRHNRCLR
- a CDS encoding dicarboxylate/amino acid:cation symporter; translation: MNNLTKKILIALGIGVIVGLSLPAIHQGTFEWLNQYVFDPVGSVFLNMIMMVVVPLVFFSLVVGVSDLGDPKQLGRMGVKTIVFFMATSAISLSIALFAASVIQPGDPGLLGEGIAEEYEPSESVPIMDTLVNIIPSNPVASMSEMNMLQIIAFAIFVGIAMAVLGNKVSTVKSFFKQANDIMMQIVTFVMKFAPYGAFALIASALGEAGWAAVGSLASYMLTVTGVLFFHLFVVYGLLVYFLGKMSPLKFFKGFMPAMTMAFSLSSSNGVLPLSMKSAQENLGVSKQVSGFVQPLGATINMDGTGIMQAVATVFIAQVYVVDLSLADMVIIVLTATLASIGTAGVPGVGMIMLAMVLTSVGLPTDGIALIIGVDRILDMLRTSVNITGDAVLAVIVDRGEKKRGAIDDNVTEAS
- a CDS encoding HD domain-containing protein is translated as MFTTLHEEKVFKDPVHRYIHVRDGLIWELIGTKEFQRLRRIRQLGTTSFTFHGAEHSRFNHSLGVYEITRRMTEIFSGKADWNEDDRLLALTVALLHDIGHGPFSHSFEKVFHTDHEEWTRRIILGDTEVNRILRKMDRCFPQAVADVIEKTSTNKLVSSMISSQIDADRMDYLLRDAYYTGVSYGQFDLERILRVMRPKNDEVVIKASGMHAVEDYIMSRYQMYWQVYFHPVTRSSEVILSKILMRVKDLQERGYDFKQKPLHFLSLFAGEITLEDYLRLDESIVHYYFQSWQEEDDAILKDLCNRFLNRRLFQYIEFHPNERMKDWPKLEALFAEAGVDPSYYLVMDSSSDLPYDVYRPGEEERLPIHLLMPDGSLKELSTHSDVVEAISGKKRTDHKLYYPADVLTDTRVDKDIRDSIQSLLATT
- a CDS encoding YwgA family protein; amino-acid sequence: MLHDHLNVLTLFALSGEIVGRKKVQKIVYIAKQMGYPFNERYHFHRYGPYSDELTVRLEELCNLGFLIESEEDKGHYSQYRYTLSPQGQAFLEMYHPPVAGYKDLCQSLNNQSARFLELLSTILYFSDLEEGARREKIRQLKKKQNYSDDDFDEAHTYLQKLAQVVASA